Part of the Scrofimicrobium sp. R131 genome is shown below.
GCTGGCCCGCGACCTGGTCTGCTCTTGCGGCCGGCGCGGGCATATGGAAACCATCGCCTCGGGGACCGGAATTGCCGACGAGTATCGCCGCAGGACCGGGCGTCAGCTCGATGGGCGGGCGGTGGACGAGGCAGCCGAAGCGGGCGACGAGGTGGCCCGGGCCGTGGTCACCAACGCCGGGCTGGCCCTGGGAGAGGTGCTGGCCGGGCTCACCAACACTTGGGACCCGGGAGTAGTCATTATTTCCGGTTCCGTGGCCAAGTCGGGTCAAACCTGGTGGGACGCCGTCCGGTCCGGGTTTGCCGCGCAGGCAATGGACCCGGTGGCTCACACCCCGCTGGTTCCCGGCCAGCTCGGTGGGGATGCGCCCCTGCTGGGGGCCGCCCACTTCGCACAGACAAAAAGTGAGGAAAACTGATCATGGATCCGCTGATTGAATCGCTCCGGGGCCGACTGGTGGTCTCCTGTCAGGCCTACCCCGGGGAGGCACTGCGTCACCCCGAGACGATGGCCCAAATGGCGCTGGCCGCCGAAGCCGGGGGAGCGGCCGCCATCCGCTGCCAGGGATTGGCCGATATTTCCGCGATCCGCGGTCAGGTGCAGGTGCCGGTAATCGGCCTGTGGAAAGACGGGCACGAGGGCATCTACATCACCCCCACCCTCCGCCACGCGCGTTCCTGCGCCTGGGCGGGAGCGGACATTGTCGCGGTCGACGCCACCCGGCGTCCCCGCCGCGACGGCCTCACCTACGCCGAAACCGTTGCGCGCCTCCACGACGACGGGATCCTGGTGATGGCCGACTGCGGTTCCATCGCCGACATGGAAATGGCGGCCGAGGCCGGCTCGGACATCCTGTCCACCACCCTGGCCGGCTACACCGGCGAGCGGGCCAAAACTGACGGTCCGGACTTCGAGTTCCTGGACCAGGCGGTGGCGCAGTTCCCCGAGTTCCCGGTCCTGTGCGAGGGGCGGGTCCACACGCCCGCGCAGGCGGCCGAAGTAATCGCCCGAGGCGCCTGGA
Proteins encoded:
- a CDS encoding N-acetylmannosamine-6-phosphate 2-epimerase, yielding MDPLIESLRGRLVVSCQAYPGEALRHPETMAQMALAAEAGGAAAIRCQGLADISAIRGQVQVPVIGLWKDGHEGIYITPTLRHARSCAWAGADIVAVDATRRPRRDGLTYAETVARLHDDGILVMADCGSIADMEMAAEAGSDILSTTLAGYTGERAKTDGPDFEFLDQAVAQFPEFPVLCEGRVHTPAQAAEVIARGAWSVVVGTAITHPTTITQWFTAAL